Proteins encoded together in one Amblyomma americanum isolate KBUSLIRL-KWMA chromosome 1, ASM5285725v1, whole genome shotgun sequence window:
- the LOC144107567 gene encoding uncharacterized protein LOC144107567, giving the protein MPLDEHCGSCDMQLEELDSKIDCSDCRSVYHTGKCAGISDATIKSKGEQYRSAWRCSNCRRSKGRTPQLDRSSNDTDDQDVRALLKSINEKLEYLLPLKETVDSVEDTVQYMSDQYDELLTRVEKNEREVRELKHRVDKIEKQDDEITQLKNEMDCLEWRSRKLNLEFHGIKAMEDENLIDEINKLATLNNLPQLQESDIVSTHRLPSKQDKIPGIICRFAKQSVRDKWWQNRKTLCQGNESIFGLENLTKRTRTLLTETKLWAKANNYKYVWHNNNKVLVRKADGQNAVVISCSSDRDKLKQQIS; this is encoded by the coding sequence ATGCCCCTTGATGAACACTGTGGGTCATGTGATATGCAACTCGAGGAACTTGATTCCAAAATCGACTGTAGTGACTGTAGATCTGTCTATCACACGGGGaaatgtgcaggaatttcagaTGCTACTATCAAGTCCAAAGGGGAGCAGTATCGCAGTGCGTGGCGTTGCTCAAATTGCAGGCGTTCGAAAGGTCGTACTCCACAACTCGATAGATCCAGTAATGATACGGATGACCAGGATGTTCGTGCACTGCTGAAATCAATCAATGAAAAGCTGGAGTACCTTTTACCGCTGAAAGAAACAGTTGACAGCGTCGAAGACACAGTTCAGTACATGAGTGACCAGTACGATGAGCTTCTAACTCGGGTAGAAAAGAACGAACGTGAGGTCAGGGAACTGAAACACAGGGTAGACAAGATTGAAAAGCAAGACGATGAAATAACGCAGCTGAAAAACGAAATGGACTGTTTGGAATGGAGAAGCCGAAAGCTGAACCTTGAGTTCCATGGAATTAAAGCAATGGAGGATGAAAACCTGATTGATGAGATAAATAAGCTGGCAACTCTAAACAACCTGCCACAGCTTCAGGAAAGTGACATAGTGTCCACTCATCGCCTTCCCTCAAAGCAAGATAAGATACCTGGCATTATCTGTCGTTTCGCCAAACAATCAGTAAGAGACAAATGGTGGCAAAACAGGAAAACACTGTGCCAGGGAAATGAGAGCATTTTTGGGTTAGAAAACCTGACAAAAAGGACACGTACTCTGCTTACCGAAACAAAGCTCTGGGCCAAGGCAAATAACTACAAATACGTatggcacaacaacaacaaggtcttGGTCCGGAAAGCTGATGGGCAAAACGCGGTGGTCATTTCCTGCTCTAGTGACCGCGACAAACTTAAGCAACAGATCAGCTGA